A part of Phoenix dactylifera cultivar Barhee BC4 chromosome 2, palm_55x_up_171113_PBpolish2nd_filt_p, whole genome shotgun sequence genomic DNA contains:
- the LOC103716859 gene encoding dehydration-responsive element-binding protein 1G — MESFSDYSMDSPLAQRSASDEEAYATVSSAPPKRRAGRTKFRETRHPVYKGVRRRNADKWVCEVREPNKKSRIWLGTFPTAEMAARAHDVAAMALRGRSACLNFADSAWLCRVPTSSSPKDIQRAAMEAAEAFRPQTERDAAESREDAAMAMIAGPSLAAADDPFYMDDGLNFGMQGYLDMAAGLLMEPPPIYADEEVSNGDVSLWSYSI; from the coding sequence ATGGAGAGCTTCAGCGACTACTCCATGGACTCACCGCTCGCCCAGCGCTCGGCGTCGGACGAGGAGGCCTACGCGACGGTGTCGTCAGCACCGCCGAAGCGGCGGGCTGGGCGGACCAAGTTCCGGGAGACGCGACACCCGGTCTACAAGGGCGTCCGGCGCCGCAACGCCGATAAGTGGGTCTGCGAAGTGCGTGAGCCCAACAAAAAGTCGAGGATTTGGCTCGGGACGTTTCCGACCGCCGAGATGGCGGCACGGGCGCACGACGTGGCTGCCATGGCCCTCCGTGGCCGGTCAGCGTGCCTCAATTTTGCTGATTCCGCGTGGCTCTGTCGCGTTCCTACATCGTCGAGCCCAAAGGACATCCAGAGAGCCGCCATGGAGGCCGCGGAGGCCTTCCGGCCGCAGACAGAGCGCGACGCTGCTGAGAGTAGAGAGGATGCAGCGATGGCAATGATAGCGGGACCGTCGTTGGCGGCGGCGGATGACCCGTTTTACATGGATGATGGACTCAATTTTGGGATGCAAGGGTATCTGGACATGGCTGCGGGGTTGCTGATGGAGCCGCCGCCAATTTACGCCGACGAGGAGGTGAGCAACGGCGATGTCTCGCTGTGGAGCTACTCCATTTGA